A single window of Rubripirellula lacrimiformis DNA harbors:
- a CDS encoding glycerate kinase type-2 family protein, with the protein MNKPRQDATEIWTAGVDSVRAEGLVRREVQVDGDVLSIHGHAFDRSDFDRIVVVGAGKAAVAMATGFVGSAAAWRPITGWVNAPEGTMADAPSDQQVGGIRLHPARPAGVNEPTPAGVLGTGRILDLVAAASPRDLCVALISGGGSALMPAPADGVLLADKLAVTRFLSSAGADIVQLNTVRKHLSAVKGGGILRRCRAGHLVTLVLSDVLGDPLDLIASGPTVADTSTAKDAIDVLRRFDPDRELPAAIYQTLEAKQQAADAVALDNVAGAVTDPSIGREVPNSVFVIGNNAVAVDEAGIQAESLGYNHVMQVARQCEGAAEDVGHHLAKMIVGMLRSDPADHRLDCLITGGEPVVALAPPETRGRGGRNQQLVLAAYEALLKIGLRSEEWDRLCLLSGGTDGEDGPTDAAGAILDGDVHRRAQALEWNVADTLARNDAYTFFDAAGGLLITGPTGTNVCDVRVALVSPPN; encoded by the coding sequence GTGAACAAACCAAGACAAGATGCGACCGAAATCTGGACCGCGGGCGTCGACAGCGTTCGGGCCGAGGGGCTTGTCCGTCGGGAAGTCCAGGTCGATGGCGACGTGTTGTCGATTCACGGCCATGCATTTGATCGATCCGATTTCGACCGCATCGTTGTGGTCGGCGCGGGGAAAGCCGCCGTTGCCATGGCGACCGGTTTCGTCGGATCCGCCGCCGCGTGGCGTCCCATCACCGGGTGGGTCAACGCTCCCGAGGGGACGATGGCGGACGCACCGTCGGATCAACAGGTTGGCGGAATTCGACTGCATCCCGCCCGGCCGGCCGGAGTGAATGAGCCGACCCCAGCCGGCGTTCTTGGCACTGGCCGGATATTGGACCTGGTCGCGGCTGCTTCCCCGCGTGACCTGTGCGTCGCCCTGATTTCCGGTGGCGGCAGCGCGCTGATGCCGGCTCCCGCCGATGGTGTGTTGTTGGCCGACAAGCTTGCCGTGACGCGATTTCTGAGCTCGGCCGGCGCCGACATCGTTCAATTGAATACCGTTCGCAAACACTTAAGTGCGGTCAAGGGCGGCGGAATCCTGCGCCGCTGCCGCGCCGGGCATCTGGTCACGCTGGTGCTGTCGGACGTTCTGGGCGACCCGCTAGACCTGATCGCATCGGGACCCACCGTTGCGGATACGTCGACCGCGAAAGATGCGATCGACGTGCTGCGCAGATTCGATCCCGATCGCGAATTGCCCGCAGCGATCTATCAAACGCTGGAAGCAAAACAGCAGGCCGCGGATGCCGTCGCCCTAGACAATGTGGCTGGCGCGGTGACTGATCCATCGATCGGGCGCGAGGTGCCAAATTCCGTGTTCGTGATCGGCAACAACGCGGTGGCGGTCGACGAAGCGGGGATCCAAGCCGAAAGTCTTGGGTACAACCATGTCATGCAGGTTGCGCGGCAATGCGAAGGCGCCGCTGAAGATGTGGGCCATCACTTGGCCAAAATGATCGTGGGAATGTTGCGGTCGGATCCCGCCGATCATCGTCTGGATTGTCTGATCACCGGCGGCGAACCGGTGGTTGCATTGGCCCCGCCGGAAACTCGTGGCCGAGGCGGCCGGAATCAACAACTCGTGCTGGCGGCATACGAAGCGTTGCTGAAAATCGGGCTTCGATCCGAAGAATGGGACCGGCTTTGCTTGCTGTCGGGCGGCACCGATGGCGAGGACGGGCCGACCGACGCGGCAGGTGCCATTTTGGACGGTGATGTCCATCGCCGCGCCCAAGCTCTCGAATGGAACGTCGCCGACACGCTTGCGCGGAACGATGCGTATACGTTCTTTGACGCCGCCGGCGGTCTGTTGATCACCGGGCCGACGGGAACCAATGTGTGCGACGTCCGCGTGGCGTTGGTGTCGCCACCGAACTGA